A single Hippocampus zosterae strain Florida chromosome 1, ASM2543408v3, whole genome shotgun sequence DNA region contains:
- the LOC127603158 gene encoding equilibrative nucleobase transporter 1-like isoform X2 has protein sequence MLPSSKHFKARQVFTFITGMVECLFFAGIIFGWASLVFLLKSRGFFGSFCVNTTNSDGARVQDCRGQDEQFSLVFTIASFMNNFLTFLNGVIFDRFGTLVARLFGLALHTSGILMLTFATPALSMMLYPALSFIAVGGMMLLLSNMQVANLFGAHRSTIITIYNGAFDSSSGVFVLVKLAYESGIPLKASFLFLAAGSIYHILRTIFLFPRTSIPYPPPDHYKYGISCRRLRKSNKTVQSDFQMPVEEKPHDVKEPERPEKTFRECVLSKFFFFVVLWLSVIQLRHYLFIGTLNPMLERLAHGDTSVVSQYINAFAFTQMCGLLVAPLNGFILDRHKRKPPVAVLHFHRVNGQLQLCLWRNGCFRRNDYACFAVVEELLDGDPLYMNIGLTILILFSFSHPLNVFLHCRALASQRAKANKITDMTTKLQLLKSPCDGLNMETYFIVLD, from the exons ATGTTGCCGTCTTCAAAGCACTTCAAAGCGCGACAAGTCTTCACCTTCATCACGGGCATGGTGGAGTGTCTGTTCTTCGCAGGAATTATATTCGGCTGGGCCTCACTTGTGTTCCTCCTGAAGTCGCGAGGGTTCTTTGGTTCCTTTTGTGTCAACACCACAAACAGTGATGGAGCACGGGTCCAAG ATTGCAGGGGCCAGGATGAACAGTTCTCTCTGGTCTTCACCATTGCATCCTTCATGAATAATTTCCTGACATTTCTAAATGGTGTCATCTTTGATCGTTTTGGCACTTTGGTGGCTCGGCTCTTTGGATT AGCTCTTCACACCTCGGGTATCTTGATGTTGACCTTTGCAACTCCAG CTCTGTCCATGATGCTTTACCCAGCACTCTCGTTCATAGCTGTTGGTGGCATGATGCTGCTCCTGAGCAACATGCAG GTGGCAAATCTGTTTGGCGCTCATCGTTCGACCATCATCACCATCTACAACGGGGCCTTCGACTCTTCCTCGGGCGTCTTCGTCCTCGTTAAA TTGGCATACGAGTCAGGCATCCCTCTCAAGGCCAGTTTCCTGTTCTTGGCCGCCGGCAGCATCTATCACATACTCAGGACGATCTTCCTGTTTCCCAGAACCTCAATCCCGTACCCGCCGCCTGACCACTACAAGTATGG GATATCCTGCAGAAGATTAAggaagtccaataaaactgtaCAGAGTGACTTTCAGATGCCAGTGGAGGAGAAGCCACATGACGTGAAAGAGCCTGAAAGACCCG AGAAAACCTTCCGTGAATGTGTTCTGTCcaaattcttcttctttgtcgtCCTCTGGTTGTCTGTGATCCAACTGAGACATTATCTGTTCATCGGCACCCTCAACCCCATGCTGGAGCGTCTGGCTCATGGCGATACATCAGTTG TGAGCCAGTACATCAATGCCTTTGCTTTCACTCAGATGTGTGGGTTGCTGGTGGCTCCCCTCAACGGCTTCATTCTCGACCGACACAAGCGAAAACCTCCGGTGGCAG TACTTCACTTTCATCGCGTTAATGGTCAATTACAGCTTTGTCTATGGCGGAATGGCTGCTTTCGTCGCAATGAC TATGCCTGCTTTGCTGTGGTGGAAGAATTGCTGGACGGAGATCCCTTATAT ATGAACATCGGGCTGACCATCCTCATCCTGTTCTCCTTTAGTCATCCCCTGAACGTTTTTCTGCACTGTCGAGCACTTGCATCCCAGAGGGCCAAAGCCAACAAGATCACTGACATGACCACAAAATTGCAGCTGCTTAAAAGCCCCTGTGATGGCCTTAACATGGAAACTTATTTTATAGTTCTGGACTGA
- the LOC127603158 gene encoding equilibrative nucleobase transporter 1-like isoform X4: MLPSSKHFKARQVFTFITGMVECLFFAGIIFGWASLVFLLKSRGFFGSFCVNTTNSDGARVQDCRGQDEQFSLVFTIASFMNNFLTFLNGVIFDRFGTLVARLFGLALHTSGILMLTFATPALSMMLYPALSFIAVGGMMLLLSNMQVANLFGAHRSTIITIYNGAFDSSSGVFVLVKLAYESGIPLKASFLFLAAGSIYHILRTIFLFPRTSIPYPPPDHYKYGISCRRLRKSNKTVQSDFQMPVEEKPHDVKEPERPEKTFRECVLSKFFFFVVLWLSVIQLRHYLFIGTLNPMLERLAHGDTSVVSQYINAFAFTQMCGLLVAPLNGFILDRHKRKPPVAVLHFHRVNGQLQLCLWRNGCFRRNDFPTMSLWEVVWLHLRSLGSLLFTAVCLLCCGGRIAGRRSLIYEHRADHPHPVLL; the protein is encoded by the exons ATGTTGCCGTCTTCAAAGCACTTCAAAGCGCGACAAGTCTTCACCTTCATCACGGGCATGGTGGAGTGTCTGTTCTTCGCAGGAATTATATTCGGCTGGGCCTCACTTGTGTTCCTCCTGAAGTCGCGAGGGTTCTTTGGTTCCTTTTGTGTCAACACCACAAACAGTGATGGAGCACGGGTCCAAG ATTGCAGGGGCCAGGATGAACAGTTCTCTCTGGTCTTCACCATTGCATCCTTCATGAATAATTTCCTGACATTTCTAAATGGTGTCATCTTTGATCGTTTTGGCACTTTGGTGGCTCGGCTCTTTGGATT AGCTCTTCACACCTCGGGTATCTTGATGTTGACCTTTGCAACTCCAG CTCTGTCCATGATGCTTTACCCAGCACTCTCGTTCATAGCTGTTGGTGGCATGATGCTGCTCCTGAGCAACATGCAG GTGGCAAATCTGTTTGGCGCTCATCGTTCGACCATCATCACCATCTACAACGGGGCCTTCGACTCTTCCTCGGGCGTCTTCGTCCTCGTTAAA TTGGCATACGAGTCAGGCATCCCTCTCAAGGCCAGTTTCCTGTTCTTGGCCGCCGGCAGCATCTATCACATACTCAGGACGATCTTCCTGTTTCCCAGAACCTCAATCCCGTACCCGCCGCCTGACCACTACAAGTATGG GATATCCTGCAGAAGATTAAggaagtccaataaaactgtaCAGAGTGACTTTCAGATGCCAGTGGAGGAGAAGCCACATGACGTGAAAGAGCCTGAAAGACCCG AGAAAACCTTCCGTGAATGTGTTCTGTCcaaattcttcttctttgtcgtCCTCTGGTTGTCTGTGATCCAACTGAGACATTATCTGTTCATCGGCACCCTCAACCCCATGCTGGAGCGTCTGGCTCATGGCGATACATCAGTTG TGAGCCAGTACATCAATGCCTTTGCTTTCACTCAGATGTGTGGGTTGCTGGTGGCTCCCCTCAACGGCTTCATTCTCGACCGACACAAGCGAAAACCTCCGGTGGCAG TACTTCACTTTCATCGCGTTAATGGTCAATTACAGCTTTGTCTATGGCGGAATGGCTGCTTTCGTCGCAATGAC TTTCCCACCATGTCACTTTGGGAAGTTGTATGGCTTCATCTTCGGTCTCTCGGCAGTCTTCTCTTCACTGCAGTATGCCTGCTTTGCTGTGGTGGAAGAATTGCTGGACGGAGATCCCTTATAT ATGAACATCGGGCTGACCATCCTCATCCTGTTCTCCTTTAG
- the LOC127603158 gene encoding equilibrative nucleobase transporter 1-like isoform X1 produces the protein MLPSSKHFKARQVFTFITGMVECLFFAGIIFGWASLVFLLKSRGFFGSFCVNTTNSDGARVQDCRGQDEQFSLVFTIASFMNNFLTFLNGVIFDRFGTLVARLFGLALHTSGILMLTFATPALSMMLYPALSFIAVGGMMLLLSNMQVANLFGAHRSTIITIYNGAFDSSSGVFVLVKLAYESGIPLKASFLFLAAGSIYHILRTIFLFPRTSIPYPPPDHYKYGISCRRLRKSNKTVQSDFQMPVEEKPHDVKEPERPEKTFRECVLSKFFFFVVLWLSVIQLRHYLFIGTLNPMLERLAHGDTSVVSQYINAFAFTQMCGLLVAPLNGFILDRHKRKPPVAGMSEREADLNSAVLSFFLTSLVSLIFSICASIPVLPLQYFTFIALMVNYSFVYGGMAAFVAMTFPPCHFGKLYGFIFGLSAVFSSLQYACFAVVEELLDGDPLYMNIGLTILILFSFSHPLNVFLHCRALASQRAKANKITDMTTKLQLLKSPCDGLNMETYFIVLD, from the exons ATGTTGCCGTCTTCAAAGCACTTCAAAGCGCGACAAGTCTTCACCTTCATCACGGGCATGGTGGAGTGTCTGTTCTTCGCAGGAATTATATTCGGCTGGGCCTCACTTGTGTTCCTCCTGAAGTCGCGAGGGTTCTTTGGTTCCTTTTGTGTCAACACCACAAACAGTGATGGAGCACGGGTCCAAG ATTGCAGGGGCCAGGATGAACAGTTCTCTCTGGTCTTCACCATTGCATCCTTCATGAATAATTTCCTGACATTTCTAAATGGTGTCATCTTTGATCGTTTTGGCACTTTGGTGGCTCGGCTCTTTGGATT AGCTCTTCACACCTCGGGTATCTTGATGTTGACCTTTGCAACTCCAG CTCTGTCCATGATGCTTTACCCAGCACTCTCGTTCATAGCTGTTGGTGGCATGATGCTGCTCCTGAGCAACATGCAG GTGGCAAATCTGTTTGGCGCTCATCGTTCGACCATCATCACCATCTACAACGGGGCCTTCGACTCTTCCTCGGGCGTCTTCGTCCTCGTTAAA TTGGCATACGAGTCAGGCATCCCTCTCAAGGCCAGTTTCCTGTTCTTGGCCGCCGGCAGCATCTATCACATACTCAGGACGATCTTCCTGTTTCCCAGAACCTCAATCCCGTACCCGCCGCCTGACCACTACAAGTATGG GATATCCTGCAGAAGATTAAggaagtccaataaaactgtaCAGAGTGACTTTCAGATGCCAGTGGAGGAGAAGCCACATGACGTGAAAGAGCCTGAAAGACCCG AGAAAACCTTCCGTGAATGTGTTCTGTCcaaattcttcttctttgtcgtCCTCTGGTTGTCTGTGATCCAACTGAGACATTATCTGTTCATCGGCACCCTCAACCCCATGCTGGAGCGTCTGGCTCATGGCGATACATCAGTTG TGAGCCAGTACATCAATGCCTTTGCTTTCACTCAGATGTGTGGGTTGCTGGTGGCTCCCCTCAACGGCTTCATTCTCGACCGACACAAGCGAAAACCTCCGGTGGCAG gaatgagtgaaCGAGAAGCTGACCTGAATTCTGCAGTTCTCTCTTTCTTCCTGACGTCACTGGTGTCATTGATCTTCTCAATTTGTGCTTCCATTCCCGTGTTGCCACTCCAGTACTTCACTTTCATCGCGTTAATGGTCAATTACAGCTTTGTCTATGGCGGAATGGCTGCTTTCGTCGCAATGAC TTTCCCACCATGTCACTTTGGGAAGTTGTATGGCTTCATCTTCGGTCTCTCGGCAGTCTTCTCTTCACTGCAGTATGCCTGCTTTGCTGTGGTGGAAGAATTGCTGGACGGAGATCCCTTATAT ATGAACATCGGGCTGACCATCCTCATCCTGTTCTCCTTTAGTCATCCCCTGAACGTTTTTCTGCACTGTCGAGCACTTGCATCCCAGAGGGCCAAAGCCAACAAGATCACTGACATGACCACAAAATTGCAGCTGCTTAAAAGCCCCTGTGATGGCCTTAACATGGAAACTTATTTTATAGTTCTGGACTGA
- the LOC127603158 gene encoding equilibrative nucleobase transporter 1-like isoform X3 has protein sequence MLPSSKHFKARQVFTFITGMVECLFFAGIIFGWASLVFLLKSRGFFGSFCVNTTNSDGARVQDCRGQDEQFSLVFTIASFMNNFLTFLNGVIFDRFGTLVARLFGLALHTSGILMLTFATPALSMMLYPALSFIAVGGMMLLLSNMQVANLFGAHRSTIITIYNGAFDSSSGVFVLVKLAYESGIPLKASFLFLAAGSIYHILRTIFLFPRTSIPYPPPDHYKYGISCRRLRKSNKTVQSDFQMPVEEKPHDVKEPERPEKTFRECVLSKFFFFVVLWLSVIQLRHYLFIGTLNPMLERLAHGDTSVVSQYINAFAFTQMCGLLVAPLNGFILDRHKRKPPVAGMSEREADLNSAVLSFFLTSLVSLIFSICASIPVLPLQYFTFIALMVNYSFVYGGMAAFVAMTMPALLWWKNCWTEIPYI, from the exons ATGTTGCCGTCTTCAAAGCACTTCAAAGCGCGACAAGTCTTCACCTTCATCACGGGCATGGTGGAGTGTCTGTTCTTCGCAGGAATTATATTCGGCTGGGCCTCACTTGTGTTCCTCCTGAAGTCGCGAGGGTTCTTTGGTTCCTTTTGTGTCAACACCACAAACAGTGATGGAGCACGGGTCCAAG ATTGCAGGGGCCAGGATGAACAGTTCTCTCTGGTCTTCACCATTGCATCCTTCATGAATAATTTCCTGACATTTCTAAATGGTGTCATCTTTGATCGTTTTGGCACTTTGGTGGCTCGGCTCTTTGGATT AGCTCTTCACACCTCGGGTATCTTGATGTTGACCTTTGCAACTCCAG CTCTGTCCATGATGCTTTACCCAGCACTCTCGTTCATAGCTGTTGGTGGCATGATGCTGCTCCTGAGCAACATGCAG GTGGCAAATCTGTTTGGCGCTCATCGTTCGACCATCATCACCATCTACAACGGGGCCTTCGACTCTTCCTCGGGCGTCTTCGTCCTCGTTAAA TTGGCATACGAGTCAGGCATCCCTCTCAAGGCCAGTTTCCTGTTCTTGGCCGCCGGCAGCATCTATCACATACTCAGGACGATCTTCCTGTTTCCCAGAACCTCAATCCCGTACCCGCCGCCTGACCACTACAAGTATGG GATATCCTGCAGAAGATTAAggaagtccaataaaactgtaCAGAGTGACTTTCAGATGCCAGTGGAGGAGAAGCCACATGACGTGAAAGAGCCTGAAAGACCCG AGAAAACCTTCCGTGAATGTGTTCTGTCcaaattcttcttctttgtcgtCCTCTGGTTGTCTGTGATCCAACTGAGACATTATCTGTTCATCGGCACCCTCAACCCCATGCTGGAGCGTCTGGCTCATGGCGATACATCAGTTG TGAGCCAGTACATCAATGCCTTTGCTTTCACTCAGATGTGTGGGTTGCTGGTGGCTCCCCTCAACGGCTTCATTCTCGACCGACACAAGCGAAAACCTCCGGTGGCAG gaatgagtgaaCGAGAAGCTGACCTGAATTCTGCAGTTCTCTCTTTCTTCCTGACGTCACTGGTGTCATTGATCTTCTCAATTTGTGCTTCCATTCCCGTGTTGCCACTCCAGTACTTCACTTTCATCGCGTTAATGGTCAATTACAGCTTTGTCTATGGCGGAATGGCTGCTTTCGTCGCAATGAC TATGCCTGCTTTGCTGTGGTGGAAGAATTGCTGGACGGAGATCCCTTATAT ATGA